A single window of Mycobacterium sp. ITM-2016-00318 DNA harbors:
- a CDS encoding DUF2017 domain-containing protein has protein sequence MRKWKRVDTSDGPRFRSSLASHEAALLESLVTSMVSMLEERESSSPADELEQITGLKTGNSRPPEDETMKRLLPDFFRPQHDHPAGSGTAESLNSALRSLHEPEIIAAKRDAAQRVLDTVPNGGGRFELTEADAHAWAAAVNDVRLALGTMLDIGPEGPDRVSPDHPMAGHFDVYQWLTVLQEYLVLGLMDKR, from the coding sequence GTGCGCAAGTGGAAACGGGTCGACACCTCTGACGGCCCGCGCTTTCGTTCTTCGCTGGCCTCGCATGAGGCGGCCCTGCTCGAAAGCCTGGTGACGTCGATGGTGTCCATGCTCGAGGAGCGCGAATCATCCTCGCCCGCAGATGAACTCGAACAGATCACCGGCTTGAAGACCGGCAACTCGCGTCCGCCAGAGGACGAGACGATGAAGCGACTGCTGCCAGACTTCTTCCGGCCGCAGCACGACCACCCCGCCGGGTCGGGCACCGCGGAGAGCTTGAACAGCGCGCTGCGCAGCCTGCACGAGCCCGAGATCATCGCCGCCAAACGCGATGCCGCTCAACGGGTGTTGGATACGGTGCCCAACGGCGGCGGCCGGTTCGAGCTGACCGAGGCCGACGCGCACGCGTGGGCGGCCGCGGTCAACGACGTTCGCCTCGCACTGGGGACGATGCTCGACATCGGCCCGGAGGGCCCCGACCGGGTGTCGCCCGACCATCCGATGGCGGGCCATTTCGACGTCTATCAGTGGCTGACGGTTCTGCAGGAGTATCTGGTTCTCGGGCTCATGGACAAGCGGTGA
- the clpS gene encoding ATP-dependent Clp protease adapter ClpS: MVTPAKTRPGTREEQHTDTASDTESPWVTVVWDDPVNLMTYVTYVFQKLFGYSEPHATKLMLQVHNEGKAVVSAGSRESMEVDVSKLHAAGLWATMQHDR, from the coding sequence ATGGTCACTCCGGCGAAGACCCGCCCGGGAACTCGCGAGGAACAGCACACCGACACGGCCTCCGACACCGAGTCCCCGTGGGTGACTGTCGTCTGGGATGATCCCGTCAACCTGATGACCTACGTGACCTACGTCTTCCAGAAGTTGTTCGGCTACAGCGAGCCGCACGCCACCAAGCTGATGCTGCAGGTGCACAACGAAGGCAAGGCGGTGGTGTCGGCGGGCAGCCGCGAGTCGATGGAAGTCGACGTCTCGAAGCTGCATGCGGCAGGGCTGTGGGCGACGATGCAACACGACCGCTGA
- a CDS encoding nicotinate phosphoribosyltransferase has translation MTAALLTDKYELTMLAAALRDGTAHRRTTFELFARRLPEGRRYGVVAGTARFVEALADFTFDDTALESVSDFLDGETLAYLADYRFRGDVDGYAEGELYFPGSPVLAVHGTFGECVVLETLALSMFNHDTAIASAAARMVSAAEGRSLIEMGSRRTHEQAAVAAARAAYLAGFAGSSNLEAQRRYGVPAMGTSAHAFTLVHTSANGPDEKAAFRAQVDALGVGTTLLVDTYDITQGVVNAVEAAGPELGAVRIDSGDLGVLARQVRAQLDGLGATKTRIVVSGDLDEFAIAGLRAEPVDIYGVGTSVVTGSGAPTASMVYKLVEVDDMPVEKRSLHKESHGGRKKATRLAKASGTIVEEVVHPAARAAPQSDLVARDLTVCFVEEGEPVADLRLNAARDRVAAGLHSLPWDGLKLSRGEPAVPTRMVPPAGQSA, from the coding sequence GTGACAGCGGCTCTGCTGACTGACAAATACGAGCTGACCATGCTCGCGGCGGCGCTGCGGGACGGGACGGCCCACCGGCGCACCACCTTCGAGTTGTTCGCCCGCCGGCTGCCCGAGGGCAGACGCTACGGCGTCGTCGCGGGCACCGCCCGGTTCGTGGAGGCGTTGGCGGACTTCACGTTCGATGACACCGCGCTGGAGTCGGTTTCGGACTTCCTCGACGGTGAGACGCTGGCCTATTTGGCCGACTACCGGTTCCGCGGCGACGTGGACGGATACGCCGAGGGCGAGCTGTACTTTCCCGGCTCCCCCGTGCTGGCGGTACACGGAACGTTCGGCGAATGTGTGGTGCTGGAGACGCTGGCGCTCTCGATGTTCAATCACGACACGGCGATCGCTTCGGCCGCGGCGCGGATGGTCAGCGCCGCTGAGGGTCGCAGCCTCATCGAGATGGGCTCGCGGCGCACCCACGAGCAGGCCGCCGTCGCCGCAGCACGGGCCGCCTACCTCGCCGGTTTCGCCGGTTCGTCCAACCTCGAGGCGCAGCGCCGATACGGCGTGCCCGCGATGGGCACCAGCGCGCACGCGTTTACGCTTGTGCACACCAGCGCGAACGGCCCCGACGAGAAGGCGGCGTTTCGGGCACAGGTCGATGCGCTCGGAGTCGGCACCACCCTGCTCGTCGACACCTACGACATCACCCAGGGCGTCGTGAACGCCGTCGAGGCCGCAGGGCCGGAACTGGGCGCGGTCCGCATCGACTCCGGCGACCTCGGTGTGCTGGCCCGGCAGGTACGGGCACAGCTCGACGGACTCGGTGCGACGAAGACCCGGATCGTGGTTTCGGGTGATCTGGACGAGTTCGCGATCGCCGGGCTGCGCGCCGAACCCGTCGACATCTACGGCGTCGGCACGTCGGTGGTGACCGGCTCGGGCGCGCCCACCGCGAGCATGGTCTACAAGCTGGTCGAGGTCGACGACATGCCGGTGGAGAAGCGCAGCCTGCACAAGGAGTCGCACGGCGGCCGGAAGAAGGCCACCCGGTTGGCGAAAGCGTCGGGGACGATCGTCGAGGAGGTTGTTCACCCCGCCGCACGGGCCGCCCCGCAGTCCGACCTCGTCGCACGGGATCTCACGGTCTGCTTCGTCGAGGAGGGCGAGCCGGTAGCCGATCTGCGGCTGAACGCGGCGCGCGACAGGGTGGCGGCCGGGCTGCACAGCCTGCCGTGGGACGGCTTGAAACTGTCGCGCGGCGAACCCGCTGTCCCGACCCGGATGGTGCCGCCCGCAGGCCAGAGCGCATAG
- a CDS encoding ATP-dependent DNA helicase, whose protein sequence is MGGATPTAAPVTELLATAVAALGGSERSGQVQMAEAVARAFDTGEHLAVQAGTGTGKSLAYLVPAIARAVATEEPVVVSTATIALQRQLVDRDLPALADSLVGALPRRPKFALLKGRGNYVCLNKIHNGSAAEPDDVPQEELFDAAATTALGRDVQRLVKWSSSTETGDRDELTPGVGDRSWSQVSVSARECIGASRCPFGTDCFAEKARDTAGHADVVVTNHALLAIDAISDAAVLPEHRLLVVDEAHELADRVTGVATAELSNAVLSAALRRAARLVEPELAQRLDAATATFVSAIHDGTPGRIDRLDDDMTTYLTALRDAASRARSAIDTSPSDPRAASARAEAVTALSDISDTATRIVASFVPKIPNRDDVVWLDHEENRGSVRAVLRVAPLSVAGLLRGRLFDQTTAVLTSATLTVGGSFDAMGAAWGLTAGEQKPAWRGIDVGSPFEHAKSGILYVAAHLPPPGRDGTGSAEQLDEIESLIGAAGGRTLGLFSSMRAARAAAEVMRERLSIPVLCQGDDTTSALVRLFADDPSTSLFGTLSLWQGVDVPGPSLSLVLIDRIPFPRPDDPLLSARQRAVAARGGNGFMEVAASHAALLLAQGAGRLLRRTDDRGVVAVLDSRMATARYSGFLRASLPPFWATTDTARVRQALERLRTANAALS, encoded by the coding sequence ATAGGAGGAGCCACGCCAACCGCAGCTCCCGTCACCGAACTGCTTGCCACCGCGGTCGCCGCGCTCGGCGGCAGTGAGCGCAGCGGCCAAGTCCAGATGGCCGAGGCGGTGGCCCGCGCCTTCGACACCGGCGAGCATCTTGCCGTGCAGGCAGGAACCGGTACTGGCAAGTCACTGGCCTACTTGGTTCCTGCCATCGCGCGGGCGGTCGCCACCGAAGAGCCCGTTGTGGTGTCGACGGCGACCATCGCGCTGCAGCGTCAACTCGTCGACCGCGACCTTCCCGCACTCGCCGACTCGCTGGTCGGCGCCCTGCCAAGGAGGCCGAAGTTCGCCTTACTCAAGGGTCGCGGAAATTACGTGTGCCTGAACAAGATTCACAACGGGTCGGCAGCCGAGCCGGATGATGTTCCGCAGGAGGAACTGTTCGACGCGGCGGCCACGACCGCGCTCGGACGCGACGTCCAGCGTCTCGTCAAATGGTCATCGAGCACCGAAACCGGCGACCGGGACGAGCTGACCCCCGGCGTCGGAGACCGGTCGTGGTCGCAGGTCAGCGTCTCGGCCAGGGAGTGCATCGGCGCCTCGCGGTGCCCGTTCGGAACCGACTGCTTCGCGGAGAAAGCCCGCGACACGGCCGGCCACGCCGATGTCGTCGTCACCAACCATGCGCTGTTGGCCATCGACGCCATCTCCGATGCCGCCGTGCTTCCCGAGCACCGCCTGCTCGTGGTCGACGAGGCCCATGAACTGGCCGACCGGGTCACCGGTGTGGCCACCGCCGAATTGTCCAACGCCGTGCTTAGCGCCGCCCTCCGCCGCGCCGCGCGGCTCGTGGAACCAGAACTGGCACAGCGGCTGGACGCCGCGACGGCGACATTCGTCTCCGCGATCCACGACGGCACGCCCGGGCGCATCGACCGCCTCGACGACGACATGACGACGTATCTGACCGCGCTGCGGGACGCCGCGAGCAGGGCACGTTCGGCGATCGACACCTCGCCGTCGGACCCCAGGGCCGCATCGGCGCGTGCCGAGGCGGTGACGGCGCTGTCGGACATCAGCGATACCGCGACGCGCATCGTGGCGTCGTTCGTGCCCAAGATCCCGAACCGCGACGATGTGGTGTGGCTGGACCATGAGGAGAACCGCGGAAGTGTCCGCGCCGTGCTGCGGGTCGCGCCGCTGTCAGTGGCGGGCCTGCTGCGCGGCAGGCTGTTCGACCAGACCACTGCGGTGCTGACGTCGGCGACCTTGACGGTCGGCGGTTCGTTCGACGCGATGGGCGCGGCATGGGGCTTGACGGCCGGAGAGCAGAAGCCGGCGTGGCGGGGCATCGACGTCGGCTCCCCTTTCGAACACGCCAAGTCCGGAATCCTCTATGTCGCAGCGCATCTGCCTCCGCCGGGACGCGACGGCACCGGCTCCGCGGAACAACTCGACGAGATCGAGTCGCTGATCGGTGCCGCGGGCGGTCGCACGCTGGGGCTGTTCTCCTCGATGCGGGCCGCGCGGGCCGCCGCCGAGGTCATGCGCGAGCGACTGTCAATTCCGGTGCTGTGTCAGGGCGACGACACCACGTCTGCGCTGGTCAGGCTATTCGCCGACGATCCGTCGACGTCGTTGTTCGGGACGCTGTCGCTGTGGCAGGGCGTCGACGTGCCGGGGCCATCCCTGTCGCTGGTGCTGATCGACCGCATCCCGTTCCCCCGACCCGACGACCCGCTGCTGTCAGCACGCCAGCGGGCGGTCGCCGCCAGGGGCGGCAACGGGTTCATGGAAGTCGCGGCCAGCCACGCCGCTCTGCTGCTCGCCCAGGGTGCGGGCAGGCTGTTGCGGCGCACCGACGACCGAGGGGTGGTCGCGGTGCTGGATTCGCGGATGGCCACCGCACGCTACTCCGGTTTTCTGCGGGCATCCCTGCCGCCGTTCTGGGCCACCACGGACACCGCCCGGGTCCGACAAGCGCTGGAACGGCTCCGCACGGCCAACGCCGCACTATCGTGA
- a CDS encoding neutral zinc metallopeptidase: protein MVSRRTAAAALAVCVAFLVASCSTTVTGTAVSVFDDPFNVAGMPAVDGPTGLRPGAKDSTRDVENGDGGEIDALAASSVSDIEDFWNNAYPETFDESFTPVKELISWDSGEFERQKFCGQDTVGLENAGYCFLDHTIGWDRGELLPQLKDNFSDIAVTNVLAHEYGHAIQHQAGLKKQGTDKLVAEQQADCFAGSYMRWVAEGNSDRFTLSTGDGLNSLLAAVISFRDPLLSEDEADFDPGANVHGSAFERVSAFQFGFTDGTASCAAIDDKEIEQRRGDLPVALQQGQSGDWPVSEESVKAIVEALGTLFSPADPPKLRLDAEGAQDCPDARPSPPVSYCPATNTIAVDMVELEKVGTPSGQEETDKYGIVSGDNTAYSILVSRYMLALQHERGGLSLDTAEAALRTACLTGVATTKMTEAVTTSGDNTVALSAGDLDEAVSGLLTNGLAAGDVNGETVPSGFSRMDAFRNGVLGDEDRCFKRFP from the coding sequence CTGGTGAGCCGACGCACTGCCGCCGCGGCGCTCGCCGTCTGCGTCGCATTCCTCGTAGCGTCCTGCTCGACGACTGTGACGGGCACCGCCGTCTCGGTTTTCGACGACCCGTTCAACGTGGCTGGGATGCCCGCTGTGGACGGGCCGACCGGCCTGCGGCCGGGCGCCAAGGACTCCACGCGCGACGTCGAGAACGGCGACGGCGGTGAAATCGACGCACTCGCCGCCTCCTCGGTCAGCGACATCGAAGACTTCTGGAATAACGCCTACCCCGAGACATTCGATGAGAGCTTCACCCCCGTCAAGGAACTGATCTCCTGGGATTCTGGCGAATTCGAACGCCAGAAGTTCTGCGGGCAGGACACCGTGGGGCTGGAGAATGCGGGCTACTGCTTTCTCGACCACACCATCGGGTGGGACCGCGGCGAACTACTACCGCAATTGAAGGACAACTTCAGCGATATCGCCGTCACCAATGTGCTTGCCCACGAGTACGGCCACGCGATACAGCACCAGGCCGGGCTGAAGAAGCAGGGTACCGACAAGCTCGTCGCTGAGCAGCAAGCGGACTGCTTCGCCGGCTCCTACATGCGCTGGGTGGCAGAAGGCAACTCCGATCGCTTCACGTTGAGCACCGGAGACGGCCTCAACAGCCTTCTGGCGGCGGTGATCTCGTTTCGGGACCCTCTGCTCAGCGAGGACGAGGCCGATTTCGATCCGGGCGCCAACGTGCACGGCTCGGCGTTCGAGCGGGTCAGCGCCTTCCAGTTCGGGTTCACCGATGGGACTGCGTCGTGCGCGGCGATCGACGACAAGGAGATCGAGCAGCGGCGCGGCGATCTTCCTGTCGCGCTGCAGCAGGGCCAAAGCGGCGATTGGCCGGTCAGCGAGGAGTCGGTAAAGGCGATCGTCGAAGCCCTCGGCACACTGTTCTCGCCCGCGGACCCGCCGAAGCTGCGCCTCGACGCCGAAGGCGCGCAGGATTGCCCGGACGCGCGCCCCAGCCCGCCGGTCTCCTACTGTCCGGCGACCAACACGATCGCCGTCGACATGGTCGAACTGGAGAAGGTCGGCACGCCGTCAGGTCAAGAGGAGACCGACAAATACGGCATCGTGTCAGGGGACAACACGGCGTACTCGATCCTCGTCTCGCGATACATGCTGGCGCTGCAGCACGAGCGCGGCGGCCTCTCCCTGGACACCGCGGAGGCCGCTCTGCGCACCGCATGCCTTACCGGGGTCGCGACCACCAAGATGACCGAGGCGGTGACCACATCGGGCGACAATACGGTGGCGCTGAGCGCAGGCGATCTCGACGAGGCGGTATCCGGCCTGCTCACCAACGGGCTCGCAGCCGGTGACGTCAACGGAGAGACGGTGCCGTCCGGGTTCTCCCGGATGGACGCGTTCCGCAACGGCGTGCTCGGCGACGAGGACCGCTGCTTCAAGCGCTTCCCTTGA
- a CDS encoding MspA family porin, translated as MFRCVTLLATCAVASALMAPSASADPEVEPVVEAAETAPAPQGVPPEGPVDLVESSPPATTKSPDGWTLTVSAKDETQRVIQPLTTAISTREYEVGGVFNAKMEGPDEAEPPEGTFEVGYQIGCGIDMSTSNGVVMSGSLGFSPGLGLGGLGTAAITGIPTGIAPISGSLAVALKPGIINVIPVTKKDFQGAEPWVQITGFRVKIDGCVGESFIRSYAFLTRSTKVSDAIIGYYGVTKKV; from the coding sequence ATGTTCCGTTGCGTCACGTTGCTGGCCACCTGCGCGGTGGCGTCCGCCCTGATGGCCCCGTCGGCGTCGGCCGATCCGGAGGTCGAACCCGTGGTCGAGGCCGCGGAGACGGCGCCTGCCCCGCAAGGCGTCCCGCCAGAGGGACCCGTCGACCTGGTCGAGTCGTCGCCGCCCGCCACGACGAAGTCGCCCGACGGCTGGACGTTGACGGTCTCGGCCAAGGACGAGACGCAGCGGGTGATCCAGCCGCTGACCACCGCGATCTCGACTCGTGAGTACGAGGTTGGCGGGGTGTTCAACGCGAAGATGGAGGGGCCGGACGAGGCCGAGCCCCCCGAAGGCACATTCGAGGTCGGTTATCAGATCGGCTGCGGCATCGACATGAGCACATCGAACGGCGTGGTGATGAGCGGCAGCCTCGGCTTCTCACCGGGCCTGGGTCTCGGGGGTCTCGGCACCGCCGCGATAACGGGCATTCCGACGGGAATCGCACCCATCAGCGGCAGCCTGGCCGTCGCGCTCAAGCCGGGCATCATCAACGTCATCCCGGTCACGAAGAAGGATTTCCAGGGCGCCGAGCCCTGGGTGCAGATCACCGGATTCCGCGTCAAGATCGACGGCTGCGTCGGTGAGTCCTTCATTCGCTCCTACGCGTTTTTGACCCGGTCGACCAAGGTGTCCGACGCGATCATCGGTTACTACGGGGTGACCAAGAAGGTCTGA
- the glgP gene encoding alpha-glucan family phosphorylase, producing the protein MKALRRFTVRAHLPERLVAVEALSVNLRWSWDKPTQELFKSIDPELWKQVGCDPVALLGQVSPKRLDELAADESFVGRLDHIVGQLDDYLARPLWYQERAAEGAQMPNGIAYFSMEFGVAEVLPNYSGGLGILAGDHLKSASDLGLPLIAVGLYYRSGYFRQSLTADGWQRENYPSLDPQGLPFRLLTTHQGDPALVELAMPDTAQLRARVWVAQVGRIPLLLLDSDIPENEHELRGVTDRLYGGDQEHRIKQEILAGVGGVRAIRAFTEIEGLPTPEVFHMNEGHAGFLGVERIRELIESGLDFDTALTVVRSSTVFTTHTPVAAGIDRFPVEMVKRYFGSGEGSPSGGSSRLLPGVPLDRVIAFGAEDDPSKFNMAHMGLRLAQRANGVSLLHGRVSREMFNELWPGFDPVEVPIGSITNGVHAPTWAAPQWLELGRELSGGDLPNAPAVWEPALWERLQQVDPGHLWWIRSQLREALVDDVRARLRRSWHERGASDAELGWIATAFDPNVLTVGFARRVPTYKRLTLMLRDPDRLEKLLLDEKQPIQLIVAGKSHPADEGGKALIQQVVRFADRPEVRHRIAFLPDYDMSMARPLYYGCDVWLNNPLRPLEACGTSGMKSALNGGLNLSIRDGWWDEWYDGENGWEIPTADGLADDGRRDDLEAAALYSLVERSVAPKFYDRDERGVPVRWVEMVRHTLEVLGPKVLASRMVRDYTERYYAPAAQSLRRTVEPREEGDVPFGAAGDLAAYRQRAHEAWPKIQVTDVDSTGLPDTPLLGSELTLSASVQLAGLRPDEVSVQAVLGRVDTADALVNPVTVAMVHTGTGEGGTETFATTTPLPVAGPVGYTVRVLPHHPLLVSDTELGLVTFA; encoded by the coding sequence GTGAAAGCCCTCCGTCGGTTCACCGTCCGCGCGCATCTTCCCGAGCGACTGGTCGCGGTGGAAGCGCTCTCGGTCAACCTGCGCTGGTCATGGGACAAGCCGACTCAGGAACTGTTCAAATCCATCGATCCTGAGTTGTGGAAGCAGGTCGGGTGCGATCCAGTGGCGCTGCTCGGCCAGGTCTCGCCCAAGCGGCTGGACGAACTCGCCGCCGACGAATCGTTCGTCGGCAGGCTGGATCACATCGTCGGTCAGCTCGACGACTACCTGGCCCGCCCGCTGTGGTACCAGGAACGCGCCGCAGAGGGTGCCCAGATGCCCAACGGCATCGCCTATTTCTCTATGGAGTTCGGTGTCGCCGAGGTGCTGCCGAACTATTCCGGTGGCCTTGGGATCCTTGCGGGCGACCATCTCAAGTCGGCGTCGGACCTCGGGCTGCCGCTGATCGCGGTGGGCCTGTATTACCGGTCCGGTTATTTCCGTCAGTCGCTGACCGCTGACGGTTGGCAGCGGGAGAACTATCCGTCGCTCGACCCCCAGGGTCTGCCGTTTCGCTTGCTGACCACCCACCAGGGTGATCCTGCGCTCGTCGAGCTGGCGATGCCGGATACGGCGCAGCTGAGGGCTCGCGTCTGGGTTGCCCAAGTGGGCCGAATTCCGTTGCTGCTTCTGGATTCCGACATTCCCGAGAACGAGCACGAGCTTCGCGGCGTTACCGACCGGCTGTACGGCGGCGATCAGGAGCATCGAATCAAGCAGGAGATCCTTGCCGGCGTCGGCGGAGTGCGGGCAATTCGCGCGTTCACCGAGATCGAAGGCCTGCCCACGCCCGAGGTGTTCCACATGAACGAGGGCCATGCGGGTTTCCTCGGCGTCGAGCGGATCCGCGAGTTGATCGAGTCCGGGCTTGACTTCGACACCGCGCTGACCGTTGTGCGGTCGTCGACGGTTTTCACCACGCACACCCCGGTCGCCGCCGGTATCGACCGCTTCCCGGTGGAGATGGTGAAGCGCTATTTCGGCAGCGGAGAGGGAAGTCCGTCGGGCGGCAGCTCCCGATTGCTGCCAGGTGTCCCGCTTGACCGGGTCATTGCGTTCGGAGCCGAGGACGATCCCTCGAAATTCAACATGGCGCATATGGGCCTACGGCTTGCGCAGCGCGCCAACGGTGTGTCGCTGTTGCACGGCCGCGTCAGCCGCGAGATGTTCAACGAGCTGTGGCCGGGCTTCGACCCGGTGGAGGTGCCGATCGGTTCGATCACCAACGGGGTGCACGCGCCGACCTGGGCGGCGCCGCAATGGCTCGAGCTGGGCAGGGAGTTGTCGGGTGGAGACCTGCCGAATGCGCCTGCGGTGTGGGAGCCGGCGCTGTGGGAGCGGCTCCAGCAGGTGGACCCGGGACATCTCTGGTGGATCCGGTCGCAGCTGCGCGAGGCGTTGGTCGACGATGTCCGGGCGCGGCTGCGCCGATCCTGGCACGAGCGTGGCGCTTCGGACGCCGAACTAGGTTGGATCGCAACGGCTTTCGATCCCAACGTGCTGACGGTTGGGTTCGCGCGCCGGGTTCCGACCTACAAGCGGCTGACGCTGATGCTGCGCGATCCGGATCGGCTGGAGAAGTTGCTGCTCGACGAGAAACAGCCCATTCAGCTCATCGTGGCGGGCAAGTCGCATCCGGCGGACGAGGGCGGCAAGGCGCTGATCCAGCAGGTTGTGCGCTTCGCTGATCGGCCCGAGGTGCGTCACCGCATCGCCTTCCTGCCGGACTATGACATGTCGATGGCGCGCCCGCTCTACTACGGCTGCGATGTCTGGTTGAACAACCCGCTGCGGCCACTGGAGGCGTGCGGCACCTCCGGAATGAAAAGCGCGCTTAACGGCGGCCTAAACCTGTCAATCCGCGACGGATGGTGGGACGAGTGGTACGACGGCGAAAACGGTTGGGAGATACCGACTGCCGACGGGCTGGCCGACGACGGCCGCCGCGACGACTTGGAGGCCGCGGCGCTGTACAGCCTGGTCGAGCGGTCGGTGGCGCCGAAGTTCTATGACCGCGACGAGCGCGGCGTGCCGGTGCGCTGGGTCGAGATGGTCCGGCACACCCTCGAGGTGCTCGGACCCAAGGTGCTGGCGTCGCGAATGGTGCGCGACTACACGGAGAGGTACTACGCGCCGGCCGCGCAGTCACTCCGCAGAACCGTCGAGCCGCGTGAGGAAGGCGACGTACCGTTCGGCGCCGCGGGAGATTTGGCCGCTTATCGCCAGCGCGCCCACGAGGCGTGGCCGAAGATCCAGGTCACCGACGTCGACAGCACGGGGCTGCCGGACACGCCGCTGCTCGGCTCGGAACTGACGCTCTCGGCGAGTGTGCAGCTCGCCGGGCTGCGTCCGGACGAGGTATCCGTGCAGGCGGTGCTCGGTCGCGTGGACACCGCCGACGCACTGGTGAACCCGGTCACCGTGGCGATGGTGCACACCGGGACCGGTGAGGGCGGCACCGAGACGTTCGCGACGACGACGCCGCTGCCGGTCGCCGGGCCGGTCGGCTACACGGTGCGCGTGCTGCCGCACCATCCGCTGCTGGTGTCCGACACCGAGCTCGGCCTGGTCACCTTCGCCTAG